A genomic segment from Idiomarina piscisalsi encodes:
- a CDS encoding flagellar assembly protein FlgT produces MNWKTLLLLASLIFLAFPSSARWIEAQGTARIVNGDVEKARQQAIESALQQALLSSGGSISSIQQVVDGVLSNTETQWTSRGNVDQVSIVREEVRDDRVVVLLRADIWNREGECARSSYKNSVTIVPFELRDRAHGTWGQIWDIGEVSAERFSRTLGGVGSQIHIAHTLQRHAGLNDALSGLNLEELGRMARSLGLANDSQFVVFGLFDDLAMMNTDSGWLWSSTPDRHYALTLYLMDASTGQLVTRARVEDTQPWTFDRSATVDVATANFWDEPFGAALASGLEDLAGGVKEKLLCKPVRGRVIAVDDKTVQFNLGEQHGVNVGDKLKVIHPSHFTDDQGRFRQKWEVSQFEVEVQQVQQSTAVARLTSGNMLHNVQVRDWVVPID; encoded by the coding sequence ATGAACTGGAAGACCTTGCTTTTACTCGCATCACTTATTTTCCTTGCGTTTCCAAGCAGCGCCCGCTGGATTGAAGCACAAGGTACGGCTCGCATTGTGAATGGTGATGTCGAAAAGGCGCGCCAGCAAGCCATTGAAAGCGCCCTTCAACAAGCTCTCCTCTCTTCTGGTGGCAGTATCAGCAGCATTCAGCAGGTGGTTGATGGCGTCCTGAGTAACACAGAAACCCAGTGGACCAGTCGTGGCAATGTCGATCAAGTTTCTATCGTGCGAGAGGAAGTTCGGGACGATCGTGTCGTGGTTTTACTACGCGCAGACATTTGGAACCGCGAGGGCGAATGCGCCCGCAGTAGCTATAAAAATTCCGTCACTATTGTCCCGTTTGAGCTGCGCGACCGCGCCCATGGCACCTGGGGCCAAATCTGGGATATCGGCGAAGTGTCTGCTGAGCGCTTTTCGCGCACACTAGGTGGCGTCGGCAGTCAAATTCATATTGCCCACACCTTACAACGTCACGCGGGTCTAAACGACGCATTAAGTGGCCTGAACCTGGAAGAGCTGGGGCGTATGGCACGTAGTTTAGGACTGGCTAACGACAGTCAGTTCGTCGTGTTTGGCTTGTTTGACGACTTAGCTATGATGAATACCGACTCAGGCTGGTTATGGTCTTCAACGCCCGATCGCCACTATGCATTGACCCTATATTTAATGGATGCCAGCACGGGGCAACTTGTAACTCGCGCTCGAGTCGAAGACACTCAGCCCTGGACATTTGATCGTTCCGCCACCGTCGACGTGGCAACCGCAAACTTCTGGGATGAACCGTTTGGCGCTGCTCTTGCCAGTGGTCTAGAGGATTTAGCCGGTGGCGTTAAAGAAAAGCTGCTCTGTAAACCGGTGCGAGGTCGGGTCATTGCGGTCGATGACAAAACCGTCCAGTTTAATTTGGGCGAACAGCATGGTGTGAACGTCGGCGATAAGTTAAAAGTTATCCACCCAAGCCACTTTACCGACGACCAGGGCCGCTTCCGCCAAAAATGGGAAGTCAGCCAGTTTGAGGTGGAAGTTCAGCAAGTTCAACAAAGCACAGCTGTCGCTAGGCTAACCAGCGGTAACATGTTGCATAACGTGCAGGTGAGAGACTGGGTTGTCCCCATTGACTAG
- a CDS encoding sterol desaturase family protein codes for MSETAWRLSVFLGVLVLMVLWEYASPKRRSRYSRKQRWPTNLGIVVIDTLLLRIIAPAGLTGAGLWAANNGWGLFNITMTNSLPFWITVVMSVIALDIAIYWQHRLFHRVPLLWRLHRVHHADPDFDVTTGLRFHPAEILLSFFIKAAVVIALGAPALAVIIFEIVLNACSLFNHGNVALPKPLEKVVRKILITQELHRIHHSVEKEETNSNYGFSVSWWDHLFKSFTARPKAGSDNIDIGLKEYRDQTVTTKILGVLKIPFTRN; via the coding sequence GTGTCTGAAACAGCCTGGCGACTCAGCGTATTTTTAGGCGTGCTTGTTCTCATGGTGTTGTGGGAATATGCCTCACCGAAACGTCGTTCGCGATACAGCCGTAAACAGCGTTGGCCGACAAACTTAGGTATTGTAGTTATAGACACCCTACTGCTGAGGATTATTGCACCGGCCGGCTTAACCGGCGCTGGGCTGTGGGCGGCGAACAACGGCTGGGGACTTTTCAACATTACCATGACGAATAGCCTGCCGTTTTGGATAACGGTGGTTATGAGTGTTATTGCGCTTGATATCGCGATTTACTGGCAGCATCGCCTATTTCATCGGGTGCCACTGCTATGGCGTTTGCACCGAGTGCATCATGCCGACCCGGACTTTGATGTAACCACAGGCCTGCGTTTTCACCCCGCAGAAATTCTTTTGAGCTTCTTTATTAAAGCAGCCGTGGTCATTGCCTTGGGTGCGCCGGCATTGGCCGTTATTATTTTCGAAATTGTTCTGAACGCCTGCTCGTTGTTTAATCACGGTAACGTGGCGCTGCCAAAGCCCCTTGAAAAAGTGGTAAGAAAAATTTTAATTACACAAGAGCTGCACCGTATTCACCATAGCGTTGAAAAAGAAGAAACCAACAGTAATTACGGGTTCAGTGTCAGCTGGTGGGATCACCTGTTCAAAAGCTTCACTGCTAGGCCGAAAGCAGGGTCCGACAATATTGACATTGGTCTTAAGGAATATCGTGACCAGACCGTAACAACAAAAATTCTTGGCGTGCTGAAAATACCTTTCACTCGCAATTAA
- a CDS encoding CDP-alcohol phosphatidyltransferase family protein, whose product MLDPKLLPITRALLDIPARLLIKLGVTADQVTVAGFVVGLLAVPLLALEYYTFALILILLNRLADGLDGAVARRTQLTDAGGYIDIVLDFIFYSAVVFGFLLASPEQNAVAAGVLLVTFMGTGATFLAFASVAGKQGIENPSYPNKSLHYMGGVTEGFETILAFVAFCLWPQQFAMLAYVFAALCWITAITRIVAGYRTLKKGAANSV is encoded by the coding sequence ATGCTTGATCCCAAACTATTACCGATAACCCGAGCGTTGCTGGACATTCCGGCGCGGTTGCTGATCAAGCTGGGCGTGACCGCGGACCAGGTAACGGTGGCAGGCTTTGTTGTTGGGTTACTGGCGGTGCCGTTGCTGGCGCTTGAATACTACACATTTGCGCTTATCCTGATATTACTAAATAGGCTGGCCGACGGTCTGGACGGAGCCGTTGCCAGACGGACGCAACTGACCGATGCCGGCGGTTACATCGATATTGTGCTCGACTTTATTTTTTACAGCGCCGTGGTCTTTGGATTTTTACTGGCATCGCCAGAGCAAAACGCGGTGGCGGCCGGTGTGCTATTAGTCACCTTTATGGGGACGGGCGCGACCTTTCTGGCGTTTGCCAGTGTGGCGGGCAAGCAGGGGATTGAAAACCCGTCTTACCCTAATAAATCGCTGCATTACATGGGGGGGGTAACGGAGGGTTTTGAAACCATATTGGCCTTTGTTGCATTCTGCTTATGGCCACAGCAATTTGCCATGCTGGCTTACGTGTTTGCCGCTCTCTGCTGGATTACTGCGATAACTCGCATTGTGGCGGGTTACCGAACCTTGAAAAAGGGAGCGGCGAATAGTGTCTGA
- a CDS encoding ATP-binding cassette domain-containing protein, producing the protein MLNIRNLAIFSQTESSQNTLLLRLNNLSIQPGEVVTLMGPSGVGKSTLLRWVLGEFLPDFTTQGELMLDGRDLSEQSIAQRQIGMMFQKGGLFPHMTVAENCLFAQKPRSILKRNEQVEKARAMLNDLALNEKWDDYPHNLSGGQYSRIALLCALLAEPKAMLLDEPFSALDAGLRAEVRDWTFKQLAAATIPALMVTHDRADASGRIIMVNENKEIVDA; encoded by the coding sequence ATGCTGAACATTCGTAATCTGGCTATATTCTCTCAAACAGAAAGCAGTCAAAACACGCTGCTGCTTCGACTGAATAATCTCAGCATCCAACCGGGGGAGGTAGTGACGCTAATGGGCCCCAGCGGCGTCGGGAAGTCGACGTTATTGCGTTGGGTGCTCGGTGAATTCCTGCCTGATTTCACAACCCAAGGTGAACTGATGCTGGATGGCAGAGACCTTAGTGAGCAGTCGATAGCACAACGGCAAATAGGTATGATGTTTCAAAAAGGCGGCTTATTCCCACATATGACGGTCGCCGAGAATTGCCTATTCGCGCAAAAGCCGCGCTCAATACTCAAACGTAACGAGCAAGTAGAAAAAGCGCGTGCAATGTTGAATGACTTGGCGCTTAACGAAAAATGGGATGACTACCCACATAACCTTAGCGGTGGTCAGTATTCGCGCATTGCGTTGCTTTGTGCGTTGCTGGCAGAGCCGAAAGCGATGTTGTTGGATGAGCCCTTTTCCGCACTTGATGCGGGGTTACGGGCAGAAGTTCGTGACTGGACTTTCAAACAGCTTGCAGCAGCGACTATTCCTGCACTGATGGTGACACATGATCGAGCTGATGCCAGCGGGCGTATAATAATGGTCAACGAGAACAAAGAGATAGTCGATGCTTGA
- a CDS encoding ABC transporter permease subunit: MVRALSIIVMLALIVLPVGSGLLLLLLSSFSAESGITSNAVHSILHELATLLSTLLLAVLAPLTACYLALRLAPALLKRPTLQQLLSPLLSVPHVAFAVGLMLLFSPSGWLIRLVESITGLLPFPPQGWPLPEKSVITVMVVLVLKELPFLLLMIAAQLKQVPASSWLIQAQSYGYSEKQAWWRVVTPELVKRLTLPMAAVIIYSLSVVDIPLLVGSNTEALLAQRVYEWTFQFSNESQSKALAGAWILMAMAALLLFINRQHAWLYRQWMLIKPLRKRRLTKGRPTHAPSSDTLASGVWLLLGLLSFAIIAVLILQSLASSWFYPAIMPESLSFHRWQTELAYLTQPSLNSFWLAIISSILGVTCALVLLEAQRQHHNNSLNGWLLIALLVPQVPLVLGWQLVLGEYLAEGKGGLWVLWSHTVYTVPYAYLVLHGAYTQFDDTWLIKAQSLGYSARQAWWKVMLPMLRAPLTTAFAIAFAVSIAQYLPTQWLGQGVTPTLTTEAVSVASGGDWRIGSLYALLQSLLPLIVFIGVALLNTELRRTHPKAKRYAEHS; the protein is encoded by the coding sequence ATGGTCCGCGCGCTATCAATAATCGTTATGTTAGCGTTGATCGTGTTACCGGTTGGCAGTGGATTATTGCTACTGTTGCTGTCTTCTTTTAGCGCCGAGTCAGGGATAACTAGCAATGCCGTTCATTCCATTTTACATGAGCTCGCGACTTTGCTGTCGACGCTGCTGCTTGCTGTTTTGGCGCCCTTAACAGCCTGCTACTTAGCCTTACGGTTGGCTCCAGCGCTACTCAAGCGTCCCACGCTACAGCAACTGTTATCACCATTACTGTCAGTGCCGCACGTCGCATTTGCGGTAGGGCTGATGCTGCTTTTTAGTCCCTCAGGCTGGCTTATTCGTTTGGTTGAGAGCATCACCGGGCTGTTACCGTTTCCACCGCAAGGCTGGCCATTACCGGAGAAGTCTGTGATTACCGTTATGGTCGTGCTGGTATTAAAAGAGCTGCCATTTTTGCTGCTGATGATAGCCGCTCAGCTAAAACAAGTACCTGCCAGCTCCTGGCTGATTCAGGCACAAAGTTATGGGTACAGCGAAAAACAGGCGTGGTGGCGAGTGGTAACACCGGAGCTCGTAAAACGTTTAACGTTACCAATGGCTGCCGTGATTATTTACTCTCTATCGGTGGTTGATATTCCTTTATTAGTTGGGAGCAATACAGAGGCGCTATTGGCGCAACGCGTTTACGAATGGACTTTTCAGTTTTCAAACGAGAGTCAAAGCAAGGCGCTGGCTGGCGCCTGGATTCTTATGGCGATGGCCGCCTTGCTTCTCTTTATTAACCGTCAGCATGCCTGGTTGTATCGTCAGTGGATGCTTATTAAGCCGTTACGAAAACGAAGGCTGACGAAAGGAAGGCCGACTCATGCCCCTTCTTCCGACACATTGGCGAGTGGAGTATGGTTATTACTGGGTCTTTTGTCATTCGCGATTATCGCTGTATTAATACTACAAAGTTTAGCGTCAAGCTGGTTTTACCCGGCCATTATGCCTGAGTCTCTCAGCTTTCACCGTTGGCAAACTGAGTTAGCTTACTTAACTCAGCCCTCACTAAACAGCTTTTGGTTGGCGATAATTAGCAGCATACTGGGAGTAACATGTGCTTTGGTGCTACTTGAGGCTCAGCGGCAACATCATAACAATTCGTTAAACGGCTGGCTTCTGATTGCCTTACTGGTTCCTCAAGTGCCGTTAGTTCTTGGCTGGCAGTTGGTATTGGGGGAGTATTTAGCGGAAGGCAAAGGCGGCTTGTGGGTATTATGGTCACATACTGTTTACACGGTGCCCTATGCGTACTTAGTCTTACACGGCGCCTATACTCAATTTGACGACACGTGGCTGATAAAAGCTCAAAGTTTGGGCTACTCTGCACGACAAGCCTGGTGGAAAGTCATGCTGCCTATGTTGAGAGCGCCGCTAACAACGGCTTTCGCCATTGCTTTTGCGGTCAGCATTGCGCAGTATTTGCCAACTCAATGGCTTGGGCAGGGGGTAACACCGACACTGACCACTGAAGCGGTAAGCGTTGCCAGTGGCGGTGATTGGCGTATAGGCAGTCTTTATGCGTTACTGCAATCGTTACTGCCACTTATTGTGTTTATTGGCGTAGCGCTATTGAACACAGAGTTAAGACGTACACATCCAAAAGCGAAACGTTATGCTGAACATTCGTAA
- a CDS encoding ABC transporter substrate-binding protein — MRRLVAATFFLVIFLGTGPIKAEVVNFYAWGGSPQVNSYLRWAQQELKAEGIEFRHNKVADVSEVVKQIISGHSNADIIWINGENFHALKDTNALLPIVDDINATQHINPELNWQTDFGEPVNGLEVPWGVGQFNLIARPGVFGTETVSAEELMRAAQEYKGRISYPKPPEFHGTTFLKSLLLSLYPERRSVFQQPVQSINAQELTQPLWDYLDKLHPLLWQQGDNFPSSAGEQVSYLANGQLMIAVSFNPNDDQTLVNQGRLPAGVKRHTLSDHAITNTHYLAIPKTAKSVEKAKQIIEFMLSSEAQLRKADTNRWGDPSVLKPELLHTKESSRQRELLPATDDFHVSWQSYLEQEWSARYQ, encoded by the coding sequence ATGCGTAGACTTGTTGCCGCTACATTTTTTCTTGTGATTTTTCTGGGGACAGGGCCAATAAAAGCCGAGGTCGTCAATTTTTATGCCTGGGGTGGCTCACCGCAAGTAAACAGTTACTTACGTTGGGCGCAACAAGAATTAAAGGCTGAAGGCATTGAGTTTCGACACAATAAAGTGGCTGATGTGTCCGAGGTAGTGAAACAAATTATCAGTGGCCATTCCAACGCCGATATTATCTGGATAAACGGTGAAAACTTTCACGCCTTAAAAGACACGAATGCACTGCTACCCATTGTTGATGACATTAACGCCACGCAACACATTAACCCAGAGCTCAACTGGCAAACCGATTTTGGTGAACCGGTGAACGGTTTGGAAGTCCCTTGGGGCGTTGGTCAGTTTAACCTCATCGCTCGTCCTGGTGTGTTTGGAACGGAAACGGTGAGTGCTGAAGAACTCATGCGCGCTGCTCAAGAGTATAAAGGCCGAATAAGTTACCCAAAGCCGCCGGAGTTTCACGGTACGACGTTTTTAAAGTCATTACTGTTGTCGCTGTATCCGGAGCGTCGTTCGGTTTTCCAGCAACCGGTTCAGTCAATTAACGCGCAAGAACTCACTCAACCGCTCTGGGACTACCTCGACAAACTTCATCCGCTATTATGGCAACAGGGTGACAACTTTCCGTCATCCGCTGGCGAACAAGTGTCTTATTTAGCCAATGGACAGTTGATGATAGCGGTAAGCTTCAATCCTAATGACGACCAAACCTTAGTGAATCAGGGGCGGTTGCCGGCTGGGGTTAAAAGACACACATTATCTGACCACGCTATTACCAATACACATTATTTGGCGATTCCTAAAACCGCAAAAAGCGTGGAAAAAGCGAAGCAAATTATTGAGTTCATGCTGTCTTCTGAAGCCCAGCTGCGCAAAGCAGACACGAATCGCTGGGGTGACCCGTCTGTCTTAAAACCCGAACTACTTCATACTAAAGAAAGCAGTCGGCAGAGAGAACTGCTACCAGCAACCGATGACTTTCACGTTAGCTGGCAATCGTATTTGGAGCAGGAATGGTCCGCGCGCTATCAATAA
- the lpdA gene encoding dihydrolipoyl dehydrogenase translates to MSLKKLLLLLVIAALFVSAFAFDLTQYLSLDVLKEKQQQLNQLFMDYPLQTFAIYFAIYVISTALSLPGATVLTLGAGAIFGFGWGLLLASFAASLGAFLSFLSARFILRDWVQDKFGERLDAINRGIERDGAFYLLSLRLVPIFPFFVINLVMGLTPIKAWTYYWVSQVGMLLGAAVYINAGTQLAQINSLGDVVSADLIGAFVLLGIMPIIAKFILSLLKRRKAFKGYKKPKSFDNNLVVIGAGSAGLVSAYIAAAVKAKVTLIEKHKMGGDCLNTGCVPSKALLHVAELAHNARNAGKSGVSVGEVSVDFKQVMHQVQSVIKDIEPHDSVERYTKLGVNVEQGSAKILSPWEVEIESEGETKRITTRSIIIATGAKPLVPNFEGLDDVNYLTSDTLWDLEELPKRLLVLGGGPIGCELSQAFQRLGSQVTQVEMTDRLMGPEDEDTAELLTKRLVHEGIDIKLNHKAVRFEKRGNESVLIAEHNDKEVAIAFDKVLIALGRQPNISGFGLEELGVQTNKTVTTNQLLQTNFPNLYACGDVAGPYQFTHVASHQAWYAAVNALFDPFKTFRADYSVIPWVTYTSPQVANVGLTEQQAQKANKEYEVTEYDIGELDRAIADDSAYGRVKVLTKPGKDEILGVNIVGPQAGELLAEYVLAMKQGIGLNKILGTIHSYPTLAEANKYVAGEWKRANAPQKLLAWVEKFHRWRRS, encoded by the coding sequence ATGTCATTGAAAAAGCTGTTGTTGCTGTTGGTTATCGCTGCTTTGTTTGTCAGTGCGTTTGCGTTCGATCTTACGCAATACTTATCTCTGGATGTGCTTAAGGAGAAACAGCAGCAGCTTAACCAGCTTTTCATGGACTATCCGCTGCAAACCTTTGCCATTTACTTCGCCATTTACGTTATTTCTACGGCGCTTTCTCTGCCGGGAGCGACCGTTTTAACTTTGGGGGCAGGAGCTATTTTCGGCTTTGGCTGGGGCTTGTTGTTGGCTAGCTTTGCCGCTTCACTTGGTGCGTTTTTGTCGTTCTTAAGCGCTCGCTTTATCCTCCGGGACTGGGTGCAGGACAAGTTTGGGGAGCGTCTTGACGCCATAAATCGGGGCATTGAAAGAGACGGGGCATTTTATCTCCTGAGCCTGCGGTTAGTGCCTATTTTCCCGTTTTTTGTCATTAACCTGGTTATGGGGCTCACTCCAATAAAAGCCTGGACTTATTATTGGGTCAGTCAGGTCGGCATGCTCTTGGGGGCGGCTGTATACATTAATGCCGGCACACAGCTAGCGCAAATTAATAGTTTGGGCGATGTGGTATCGGCTGACTTAATTGGTGCGTTTGTGCTCCTGGGCATAATGCCAATTATTGCTAAATTTATTCTCAGTCTGCTTAAGCGTCGTAAAGCGTTTAAAGGCTACAAAAAGCCGAAGTCATTCGACAATAACCTTGTAGTTATTGGTGCGGGCTCGGCTGGGTTAGTCAGTGCTTACATAGCGGCCGCGGTAAAAGCCAAAGTAACCCTAATTGAAAAGCATAAAATGGGTGGTGACTGCTTAAATACAGGGTGTGTGCCATCTAAAGCGTTATTGCACGTTGCAGAGCTGGCGCATAATGCCCGAAATGCAGGCAAAAGCGGTGTCAGTGTGGGTGAGGTGAGTGTCGACTTTAAGCAGGTGATGCATCAGGTTCAGTCAGTCATTAAAGACATCGAGCCGCATGACTCAGTCGAGCGCTATACCAAGCTGGGAGTGAATGTCGAGCAAGGCAGTGCAAAAATTCTTTCGCCATGGGAAGTTGAAATTGAGTCTGAAGGTGAAACCAAGCGCATAACCACTCGAAGTATTATTATTGCTACTGGGGCAAAGCCCTTAGTCCCTAACTTTGAGGGCTTGGATGACGTTAATTATTTAACCTCGGATACCTTGTGGGACTTAGAGGAACTGCCCAAGCGCTTGCTGGTATTGGGCGGAGGCCCTATTGGCTGTGAGCTTTCGCAAGCGTTCCAGCGTTTAGGAAGTCAGGTAACGCAGGTGGAAATGACTGATCGCCTAATGGGACCAGAAGACGAAGACACGGCTGAGTTATTGACCAAACGTCTTGTTCATGAAGGTATTGATATCAAGTTAAACCACAAGGCCGTGCGTTTTGAGAAGAGAGGAAATGAATCTGTTCTTATTGCTGAACATAACGATAAAGAGGTGGCTATAGCCTTCGATAAAGTGCTTATAGCTCTCGGCCGCCAACCCAACATTTCCGGTTTTGGACTTGAAGAGCTGGGTGTACAAACCAATAAAACGGTCACTACCAATCAGCTACTGCAAACGAACTTCCCGAATCTCTACGCGTGTGGCGATGTCGCCGGGCCGTACCAGTTTACTCACGTTGCGTCGCATCAAGCTTGGTATGCTGCTGTAAATGCGTTGTTTGACCCGTTCAAAACGTTTCGCGCTGACTATTCTGTCATTCCCTGGGTGACTTATACGTCGCCGCAAGTTGCTAACGTTGGGTTAACCGAACAGCAGGCGCAAAAAGCGAATAAAGAATACGAAGTGACGGAATACGATATTGGTGAGCTCGACCGCGCCATTGCTGATGACAGTGCTTATGGCCGGGTGAAAGTGCTAACCAAACCGGGCAAAGATGAGATATTAGGTGTCAACATTGTTGGTCCTCAGGCAGGTGAGCTTTTGGCCGAATATGTACTGGCTATGAAACAGGGTATTGGGCTGAATAAAATACTCGGTACCATTCACAGTTACCCGACATTGGCAGAAGCCAATAAATACGTAGCCGGTGAATGGAAGCGCGCCAATGCGCCGCAGAAGCTGCTAGCATGGGTAGAGAAATTCCATCGCTGGCGCCGGAGCTAA
- a CDS encoding TonB-dependent receptor: MKNWWFAALPLVVFHAVAQEKPIEIIEVIGRDTSSVVLPSEESTEGLFGLAESLQDIPRAATVINESLMEEAAINDLHDIARFAPNSFAAAGFGNPSLPTLRGQLGELYEAGMRRQAGNNGLGIPMSFNAIEGMAVVKGAPPVMLGTSQRVGGFVNLQPKTARLNDIDTQVKAQLGQWSQYRFQVDHNWILKEGEQGLRISAEYVDEDSFYDYHHHRSDDVLLAYKFVPNDDTQLDVSLEYYDVEWTDNAGINRPTQNLIDNNLYITGQGVQPNGSRVPGAGAVISPTGEVRIDRSTTLTDPLDTNTAETALLHAKFQHWLNDELVLVNRTYYQYLTREGINQNSFVEIIDDAHTFENRTELHINKKTVVGVNLRINDVLGYSQFTTEADNPIDLTGPLDNRRIPLTPSQQARLIELRPGLFVSPGAQYDLDGDGAGDFNLSDTTDSTSYQWGIFAQHELELTDKWRVTGGVRADYYDVKAKDPIAPQGTEAKSDTYSDWLSAISLSTQYDWTPNLTLYTTAYESDSTSNSMAGGTVLNGSGVIDEQNFATENTLYELGIKYAPSGARWYADAVLFDQKRSLRNRDGSNSGIRTEGLETHWHYASETGYWVTLAASYIDARWDDSAASQGTRQVADAFDNSRPDIIEGTDLGSPNFTLFPASSQQLQGIPEVQASVVAGWNITEKWSVGGDLSYTKHYPLDYLQTVFIRDQHTLNLNSRYRFSEQLNVRLDVFNATDQDNWSPVFEGGYFGATLAFPSQPVHARLSVNYEF, from the coding sequence ATGAAAAATTGGTGGTTCGCCGCATTACCCCTAGTTGTTTTCCATGCTGTAGCACAAGAAAAGCCGATAGAAATTATAGAAGTTATAGGTCGTGATACCTCATCGGTTGTGCTGCCATCTGAAGAGTCAACCGAAGGTCTATTTGGCTTAGCTGAGAGCTTGCAGGATATTCCGCGTGCGGCTACCGTCATTAATGAGTCGTTAATGGAGGAGGCAGCTATTAATGACTTGCATGATATTGCGCGCTTCGCGCCCAACAGTTTTGCAGCGGCTGGTTTTGGAAACCCGTCGCTACCTACATTACGAGGGCAGCTTGGCGAGTTGTATGAAGCCGGTATGCGTCGTCAGGCGGGCAATAACGGTTTGGGTATTCCAATGTCGTTTAATGCCATTGAGGGCATGGCGGTTGTTAAAGGCGCGCCGCCGGTTATGTTAGGTACGTCGCAGCGCGTGGGGGGCTTCGTCAACTTGCAGCCGAAAACCGCTCGCCTGAATGACATAGATACCCAGGTAAAAGCGCAGCTAGGCCAGTGGAGTCAGTATCGTTTTCAAGTCGATCACAACTGGATTCTAAAAGAAGGCGAACAGGGTCTAAGAATAAGTGCCGAATACGTCGATGAAGACAGCTTTTACGATTATCACCATCATCGTAGTGATGATGTTCTGTTAGCTTACAAGTTTGTCCCGAACGATGATACTCAGCTGGATGTGTCTCTGGAGTATTACGATGTGGAATGGACAGATAATGCTGGTATCAACCGTCCGACTCAAAATCTGATAGACAATAACTTATACATTACCGGGCAAGGCGTGCAACCGAACGGTTCACGCGTTCCGGGGGCTGGCGCTGTGATAAGCCCGACCGGTGAAGTACGTATTGACCGCAGCACCACCTTAACCGACCCGCTTGATACCAACACCGCAGAAACAGCGCTTCTGCATGCGAAGTTTCAGCATTGGCTGAATGACGAACTGGTTTTGGTGAACCGTACCTATTATCAGTATTTAACCCGCGAGGGTATTAACCAAAACAGCTTTGTCGAAATTATTGACGACGCACATACCTTTGAAAATCGCACTGAGCTGCATATTAATAAGAAGACAGTGGTTGGTGTTAATCTGCGTATAAACGACGTGCTGGGATACAGCCAGTTCACCACCGAAGCAGATAACCCGATTGATTTAACCGGCCCACTGGATAATCGCCGAATTCCATTAACCCCAAGTCAGCAAGCGCGACTGATAGAGTTGCGTCCCGGTTTGTTTGTATCGCCGGGTGCACAGTATGATTTAGACGGTGACGGGGCGGGGGATTTCAACCTATCTGATACCACCGACTCGACCAGCTATCAGTGGGGCATTTTCGCACAACATGAACTCGAGCTCACTGACAAATGGCGCGTTACCGGCGGTGTAAGAGCTGACTATTATGATGTGAAGGCTAAGGATCCTATTGCGCCGCAAGGGACAGAAGCTAAGAGTGATACCTACAGTGACTGGCTAAGCGCGATAAGTTTGTCGACGCAATACGATTGGACACCGAACCTGACGCTATATACTACCGCTTATGAGAGTGATTCAACATCGAATTCCATGGCGGGTGGCACGGTGTTAAATGGTTCGGGAGTCATTGATGAACAAAACTTTGCGACTGAAAATACATTATACGAATTGGGCATAAAGTACGCACCATCAGGCGCTCGTTGGTATGCTGACGCGGTATTATTCGACCAGAAACGAAGCTTGCGTAACCGCGATGGGTCGAACAGTGGTATTCGTACCGAGGGGTTGGAAACTCACTGGCATTATGCGAGTGAAACGGGCTATTGGGTAACTTTAGCCGCCAGTTATATCGATGCGCGTTGGGATGATTCCGCCGCGTCGCAAGGAACCCGCCAAGTGGCGGATGCGTTTGATAACTCGCGCCCTGATATTATTGAAGGTACAGACTTAGGCTCGCCAAACTTCACATTATTCCCGGCGTCGAGTCAGCAACTGCAGGGCATACCGGAAGTACAGGCATCGGTTGTGGCAGGCTGGAACATTACAGAGAAATGGTCTGTCGGTGGTGACTTGAGCTACACCAAACACTATCCGTTAGATTATTTACAGACCGTTTTTATTCGTGATCAACATACGCTCAACCTGAATTCACGTTATCGTTTTAGCGAACAACTGAACGTGCGCCTGGATGTGTTCAATGCCACCGATCAGGACAATTGGTCACCGGTATTCGAAGGTGGCTATTTTGGTGCAACTCTGGCGTTTCCATCACAGCCGGTACATGCCCGCTTGAGTGTTAATTACGAGTTTTAA